The Bacteroidales bacterium region GACTCATACGAAGGCTGGGAAAGCTTCCACAAAAATTATCCCGAAACCAAAGGGGTGCTTTATTTAACCTTTCCAGGCTTCAACAGTGATTCCACCCGGACATTGCTTGAATATACCTGGCATACAGGAAAGAACCAGTCGGAATTTTACATAATGTATCTCAAAGAAGAAGAAGGGAAATGGGATATCATGGCCCACGAAACCATTGACGAGGAATAAATATACCCCCTACTTTAGTTATCCGGCCTAAATTTTTTCTTTAAAGGGTGTGGTGTGAGCCATTCCATCCGCTGCGCGACTCCAGGAATTCCGCCAAAAGCGTATATATGGCATAGACGAAAATTACGCTAAGAACCACAAACAGGGTCTGCATCACCCCGGCCGGATCCTGAATAAAGGAAAGACTCTCCACGGAAGCCCCCTGCAAATAAACCACAATACCTGACAATATCAGCAAAACCGAAGCCAGAACAACCAAAAGAGACTGGCTGCCCGCCGGTTTCAAAACTTTCTCCTTCCGCTTCTGTTCCAGTTGATGTATGACCCGGTCATTGAAATTCTCCGAAGGAACCTTCCGGACACCCAGTTGCATGATCTTCCTTGTAAGCTTGTCTTTACTGGCTTTCATTTATTTTTCCCTTTATTAAGCGTGTTTATATTGATTGATAATATCATAAAGATGCTTCCTTCCGCGATGCATCAGCACCCTGACATTGGACTTCGTAAAGCCTGTAATACCGATTATTTCATTAATGCTCTTTTCGCCGGAATAAAACAGCGACAATACCAGATGCTCATTGGGATTCAGCTTTTCCATCGCCTCATTCACCAGCTTCTGCTCCTCCTCTCGTGAAATCTTTTCGAATGCATCTTCATCCAAAGGAACGAATTTTAATGGTACGCCATTATCCCGATCCAGATGTAGGGATTCCCGGCTTTTTTCATTGAGTCGCCTTAGCGATTCATTGTAAACAATCCGGTAGAGCCAGGTGGAGAATTTTGACTCCTCCCGAAAACGCCCGATGGATGTCAACACCTTAATGAAAGCCTCCTGCACAATGTCCTCCGCATCGGTTTCATTCCCCACAAGCTTCAAGGCAATGGAAAAAGCCAGGTCCTTGTGCTGATCAAGGAGATAATTCAGTGCCTCCCGGTCTCCGTCTATGGCTTTTGACAGGTAGCTATCCATGAATCGTACTAATCTTCTTTCTCATCCATCCGTTTAAGCACCACCAGGTAATAGACGAGAAATCCTACACCTCCGACCATAAGCAATAATGAAAGATCTGCTACAACGCTATTAAAATCAATAACGCTTACCAGAAAAAGCCCCAGGCCAATCGAAATAAACAATATGGCATTTCTCAGTGTCGAAAGCTTTGAATATTTTCTGGAATCCATGCCGAGATCCACTGCTCCTTTCTCTATCATGGCCATTCTTTCTTTGTGCTTTGAAACAATGAATTTATAAATAATAATGGCTGCTGCTACAAACAGAATAATGGTAAACAATGCTGGTCCGGGTCCTGTCAATATTCCCATAATGATTAATTTTTAAGGTTCAACTTTATCCTTTAGATCGGCTTATATAAGAAATGTTACAATGCATAAGGTTAATTTTCTTGCATAAACAACTTCGCAATTAATGTTCATGTTTACTTCTCGCTCTGCCAGCCAGGAGGGAGAAGTATTTTTAGTCTTATTATTTAAATTGATTCTAAATAAACCAGTGTTATGAAAAAACATTGTGGCTTATTTGGTGAACCGAAATATTTACATTTATTTTGGTATTTCAATACTTAATTATTTAAA contains the following coding sequences:
- a CDS encoding sigma-70 family RNA polymerase sigma factor, with amino-acid sequence MDSYLSKAIDGDREALNYLLDQHKDLAFSIALKLVGNETDAEDIVQEAFIKVLTSIGRFREESKFSTWLYRIVYNESLRRLNEKSRESLHLDRDNGVPLKFVPLDEDAFEKISREEEQKLVNEAMEKLNPNEHLVLSLFYSGEKSINEIIGITGFTKSNVRVLMHRGRKHLYDIINQYKHA